Proteins from a genomic interval of Medicago truncatula cultivar Jemalong A17 chromosome 3, MtrunA17r5.0-ANR, whole genome shotgun sequence:
- the LOC25491154 gene encoding uncharacterized protein — MEEVPPPEVQINGGATTAVTLPPSEPHGSKRQRRPSVRLGDIGDQPSDSHPRRSSKSWRFGLGNVSGKPSKTRPLTNLTSVSDFDEDVETNTDGVIIGSWKVKKGSKRPRSNWVSSRIEEGEDVDNDNEDDLYRDFEGDNSGSRIRSSENLGDFDARNEDGGRGSCGEDGVRIWLNGLGLGRYAPVFQIHEVDDEVLPLLTLEDLKDMGINAVGSRRKLYCAIQKLGKGFS, encoded by the coding sequence ATGGAAGAGGTTCCGCCACCGGAGGTCCAGATAAACGGCGGAGCAACAACTGCAGTAACACTACCCCCTTCCGAACCTCATGGATCGAAGCGGCAACGCCGACCCAGCGTCCGATTAGGCGATATCGGAGACCAACCCTCCGATTCCCACCCTCGCCGTAGTTCAAAATCATGGCGATTTGGCTTGGGCAACGTCTCAGGTAAACCCTCAAAGACTCGTCCTTTGACCAATTTGACTTCTGTTTCCGATTTCGACGAAGACGTAGAAACGAACACCGACGGTGTAATCATTGGTAGCTGGAAAGTGAAAAAGGGTTCCAAAAGACCAAGATCGAATTGGGTATCTTCGCGAATCGAAGAAGGTGAAgatgttgataatgataatgaagatgatttgtatcgagattttgaaggtgataaTTCGGGTAGTAGAATTCGTTCTTCAGAGAATTTAGGTGATTTTGATGCTAGGAATGAAGATGGTGGAAGAGGAAGTTGTGGTGAAGATGGTGTTAGAATTTGGCTTAATGGATTAGGTTTAGGTCGATATGCACCTGTTTTTCAAATTcatgaagttgatgatgaagttTTGCCTTTGTTAACACTTGAAGATCTTAAAGATATGGGTATTAATGCTGTTGGTTCTAGAAGGAAATTGTATTGTGCTATTCAGAAGCTTGGGAAGGGGTTCTCCTaa
- the LOC11430468 gene encoding vacuolar protein 8, with amino-acid sequence MMKESTTEADPITICLNLTNSLIENEIPTVHHLKTKWSIFGVKLTQLQTHLTDFSTEYSKSSTTNPLSLHLLHSVLQTLNDAVSLSHHCQSQILPHGKLQTQSQIDSLIATLHRHVTDCDVLFRSGLLLETPAFSKREAVRSLTRNLIARLQIGSPESRATAIDSLLSLLNQDDKNVTIAVAQGVVPVLVRLLDSSSDMKEKTVAAISRVSTVESGKNNLLAEGLLLLNHLVRVLDSGSGLAIEKACIALQALSLSRDNARAIGSRGGISSLLGICQGGTPGSQGYAAAVLRNLAKFNEIKENFVEENAVIVLLGLASSGTGLARENAIGCVANLISEDESMRVLAVKEGGVECLKNYWDSVTMIQSLEVGVEMLRYLAMTGPIDEVLVGEGFVGRVIGVLDCDVLTVRIAAARAVYAMGLNGGNKTRKEMGECGCVPSLIKMLDGKGVEEKESAAMALSVLLQHPFNRRVFRKDERGIVSAVHLLNPALVNLDKKYPVSVLVSLLHSKTCRKQMVAAGACVYMQKLVELDVPGSKKLLDGLGRGKIWGVFARP; translated from the coding sequence ATGATGAAGGAATCAACAACAGAAGCAGACCCAATAACTATTTGTCTGAACCTCACCAATTCACTCATAGAAAACGAAATCCCCACCGTCCATCACTTAAAAACCAAATGGTCAATCTTCGGAGTCAAACTAACCCAACTCCAAACCCACCTCACCGATTTCTCCACCGAATATTCCAAATCCTCCACCACCAACCCACTCTCCCTTCACCTCCTCCACTCCGTCCTCCAAACCCTCAACGACGCCGTTTCACTCTCTCACCACTGTCAATCCCAAATTTTACCCCACGGTAAACTCCAAACTCAAAGCCAAATCGATTCACTCATCGCCACTCTCCACCGCCACGTCACTGACTGCGATGTTCTTTTCCGTAGCGGCCTCCTCCTCGAAACCCCCGCTTTCTCTAAACGTGAAGCCGTTCGATCTCTAACGAGAAACCTCATCGCACGGTTGCAAATCGGCTCACCAGAATCACGCGCCACCGCAATCGACTCACTCTTATCTCTTCTCAATCAAGACGACAAAAACGTCACCATAGCCGTCGCACAGGGTGTCGTTCCGGTTCTGGTTCGGTTACTCGATTCCAGCTCTGATATGAAGGAGAAAACAGTTGCTGCTATTTCGAGAGTTTCGACGGTGGAGAGTGGGAAGAATAATTTACTTGCGGagggtttgttgttgttgaatcatTTGGTTAGGGTTTTGGATTCGGGAAGTGGTTTAGCGATAGAGAAAGCTTGTATTGCGCTTCAGGCGTTGAGTTTGAGTAGAGATAATGCTAGAGCGATTGGATCTAGAGGTGGAATTTCGTCTCTGTTAGGGATTTGTCAAGGTGGAACGCCAGGTTCGCAAGGTTATGCGGCCGCGGTTTTGAGGAATCTGGCaaaatttaatgaaattaaGGAGAATTTTGTGGAGGAGAATGCGGTTATTGTTTTGTTAGGGCTGGCTTCGTCTGGGACGGGGTTGGCGCGAGAGAATGCCATTGGTTGTGTGGCGAATTTGATTTCGGAGGATGAGAGTATGAGGGTTTTGGCTGTGAAGGAAGGTGGTGTCGAGTGTTTGAAGAATTACTGGGATTCGGTTACGATGATTCAGAGTCTTGAAGTTGGTGTTGAAATGTTGAGGTATTTGGCTATGACTGGTCCAATTGATGAGGTTTTAGTTGGTGAAGGGTTTGTTGGGAGGGTGATTGGAGTGTTGGATTGTGATGTTTTAACGGTGAGGATTGCGGCCGCGAGGGCTGTTTATGCTATGGGTTTGAATGGTGGAAATAAGACGAGAAAGGAAATGGGGGAATGTGGGTGTGTTCCTTCTTTGATTAAGATGTTGGATGGGAAAGGTGTGGAGGAGAAAGAATCTGCTGCAATGGCGTTGTCGGTGTTGTTGCAGCACCCTTTCAATAGGAGGGTCTTTAGAAAGGATGAGAGGGGAATAGTGAGTGCAGTTCATCTATTGAACCCTGCTTTGGTTAATTTGGATAAGAAATACCCTGTTTCGGTTCTGGTTTCACTTTTGCATTCGAAGACTTGTCGGAAACAAATGGTGGCTGCTGGGGCTTGTGTATATATGCAGAAGCTTGTTGAGTTGGATGTTCCGGGTTCAAAGAAATTGTTAGATGGACTTGGTCGTGGTAAGATTTGGGGAGTTTTTGCAAGACCCTAG